Proteins from a single region of Sporosarcina sp. P33:
- a CDS encoding recombinase family protein, protein MTTAIKTLSAIVYNRKSRGELEDLQKHKKELLSYCERNNFSFAYFEEIAFSVDEERIEYLKLIKEIESAKYYVLVITDLSRLTRNLKQQLELFELLEKYNMIVHSRLDGIINPSDSMGEMMSVIKGMFNQSAYKETSKKMHLGRLQSAREGKWVGVPPYGYKMNKETLRLEPDEIEAPNARRIFMEVIEGYSITDISVGSIPEILFYLYCSLKFID, encoded by the coding sequence ATGACAACAGCAATTAAAACACTTTCGGCAATCGTCTATAATCGTAAATCAAGAGGAGAATTAGAGGACTTACAAAAACACAAAAAGGAATTATTGTCCTACTGTGAACGTAATAATTTTAGTTTTGCTTACTTTGAAGAAATAGCTTTCAGCGTCGATGAGGAACGAATCGAATATTTAAAGTTAATCAAGGAAATTGAATCAGCTAAATATTACGTTTTGGTCATAACGGATTTATCACGATTAACACGAAATTTAAAGCAACAGCTTGAGTTATTTGAACTACTTGAGAAATATAATATGATTGTTCACAGCCGATTAGACGGAATCATTAACCCATCAGATAGCATGGGTGAAATGATGTCCGTTATCAAAGGCATGTTTAACCAATCAGCGTATAAAGAAACGTCTAAGAAAATGCACTTAGGACGCTTGCAAAGTGCCAGAGAAGGTAAGTGGGTTGGCGTACCGCCTTATGGCTACAAAATGAACAAGGAGACTCTACGATTAGAACCTGACGAAATTGAAGCACCTAACGCAAGGCGTATCTTTATGGAGGTTATAGAAGGATATTCAATTACTGACATTAGTGTAGGTTCAATTCCAGAGATACTATTTTATTTATATTGCTCATTAAAATTTATAGATTAA